Within Spinacia oleracea cultivar Varoflay chromosome 4, BTI_SOV_V1, whole genome shotgun sequence, the genomic segment TTGAAACTAGTAATATAATGCCAAGGACAAGTGTTCTGCcagaaaaggaaaaaatatcAAAGTCCTTATGTTACATTACAAAGAGGAACCATAAAGGCTATGCTATTGAACTTCATGAATGTTACTAGTCCTCCATGAAGTAGGTAATATATTATTATCTTCCAGTAAGTACGGTAGACATAATGTGAGGGCCTAGCATTGTCTTAGAGTGAAGTAAAATACTGAAATGTGATAATAGTGCTTCGAACAAAACTAAGGACATGTGGCCttaaattatagaaaaataacttCAGGTGCCATCAAATGCAGACCTGGGAAAATGCCAAACCAAGATTCCTTGTTCCAGGATTATCTTAAATATAGAGAGTACACAGAAGGCAACAATAGCAAGAAAGTAATACCTTATAGTCATCATTTCTTCACagcaaaaaatttatatttaaaagacATAAGAAATTATATCCTTTACGGTCATCATATACCTGAGCTCAAATTCTCTGATCTCTGCAAGATCTTTCCCACATGCATCTGTCCACTGTACTTTTCTCTTTTCTGTGTGTAAGAGATCATTATCCTCTTCAGCCAGGAGCTGCTTCTCATCACTACTGTTTTTGATAGTTTCTGAAGTGTCATGTGATGACTTCTTCAAGCTACTCTTGAGAGTGATATTTCTGGCAATGTAATTATCGTCAATAACAGTGCTTTCTTGAGTCTGTTCCTTTTCCCTCTCGTTTGCAGGACCACTTGGCAAGATATCCTGTGGTTGGGTTGGACCTACTTTAAGAGGCGACTGTCCATCAAGTCCTGCGGAAGCGCGACCAAAACAGACAAAGGTAGCGCACCCGCGGGAAAGTCGGTTCTTTCCAGAAGCCAGCTGGAGGTCACTTTCAGTTTCCTGATCCACCAACTGGTATTGATTCCAAGGAGCAACTTTCATGTGCTTTTCATCACTCTTCTGTCCCAAAAGTAAAAGGGTCAAACCCTTACTATACCCGGTTGCTGAAGAAGAGAAAAACCCTCCCCCTTCGACTGCTAATAACATCAGTTCTTCTCATCTGGGCACCAGACCTTTTAACAGTTCGAGTCCCAGACCCTTCAAAGTCTGATTCTGCAGTTTTCTGATAAAAACATACACCcatttagtttataaataatgTAACAATGTCTCACGGAGAGAGAAAGCTTATGGAACTATAATATCCAAAATTCTCGAAATTGAAGAACCCATTATAGTTTACTACCAAAGCAGAATCTCCTAATCAAAGTGAAAATTTGTCAGCTGGTGACAATAATCTTAGCCAGTCGACTGCCTAGAATAATTCAAGGACTTGCATTGCTCTTTTTGTAGATTCTATGTCACTCCCTACATCCACGAGATCAAAGAGCTAACAGGCTATAGCATGCCAAGAAAAAGTATGAACACATAGATGCATCATGCATGTATAGGATACAGCATCAAATATAAGGAGTTACTTCAATTTCTTCCAAAGTCAATATTCTTCCAAAGTCTAGTACTCAGCAAACTTCAGCATAAATATAACTAAACAAGCCAATTACGTGCTGCCGATAAGCATGTTCTCTCTCAAGATTATAGCAACCCAACAATGTAACAACTTGCCGATGATGCATCAGAACCCTTTTGACAAAACAGCCAAAAAAGCTCAAAAGCTCAACTTATTCACATCATTGGGATAAAGAAAAAGtaatacaaaataaaaaataaaaaataaaaaatatactcTCAATTTGGGAACCAAGTTTAAGAGATCGTACACTAAAATTCTAGTTGCAGAAAAAGTAATCCAAACAAAATCAATGGAATCATAAACCTTTTAGGTGATCACAGCTACAACACAAAATCGACTgtaaaaatagaaatttagcaacaaaaaaaaatataaaaccctATATTACAAAATTAAATGTTATTAAcaatgaaaatgaaaactaaGAACATGCAGAGATTCAAGTTCATATGAACTAACATTAACAACCCAGAACTGGGTTTATTACCCATTAACgggaaaaaaaaataccccaaatcataaaattgtcAGAAGTTCAAAAGAAATGCagattaaaattataaaaaaccaaaaatagcaattaaaaagTGAAAAAGACGAAGGGTAATCAGTAAAGGGAGTAGAGAAATGGAAGATACCTGAGGAAATAGAAAGAGGAGTAGATCTGAGAGAGAGATCTCCGGCTAGTAAAATCGTTGGAGGG encodes:
- the LOC110778763 gene encoding uncharacterized protein isoform X1 → MLLAVEGGGFFSSSATGYSKGLTLLLLGQKSDEKHMKVAPWNQYQLVDQETESDLQLASGKNRLSRGCATFVCFGRASAGLDGQSPLKVGPTQPQDILPSGPANEREKEQTQESTVIDDNYIARNITLKSSLKKSSHDTSETIKNSSDEKQLLAEEDNDLLHTEKRKVQWTDACGKDLAEIREFELSEHGESDDEFVNGNGKTCSCRIM
- the LOC110778763 gene encoding uncharacterized protein isoform X2; the protein is MLLAVEGGGFFSSSATGYSKGLTLLLLGQKSDEKHMKVAPWNQYQLVDQETESDLQLASGKNRLSRGCATFVCFGRASAGLDGQSPLKVGPTQPQDILPSGPANEREKEQTQESTVIDDNYIARNITLKSSLKKSSHDTSETIKNSSDEKQLLAEEDNDLLHTEKRKVQWTDACGKDLAEIREFELREIITRTNLKCKRHR